The following nucleotide sequence is from Bactrocera oleae isolate idBacOlea1 chromosome 2, idBacOlea1, whole genome shotgun sequence.
AATAGTTTTTTGAAAACTGTTTTTATTAGCAATTAAATTCGGGGAATCCGTCTTGCGACTAGCTGcaccataacaacaacaacatatgatCCTTTGAAAGTACAATCGAAATCTAAACAAACAGGAACAAAAAgcgttaataataaatttatgttcAGCCTAAATCTTGTTACCTTTTATTCATCCAATAGTATATTATTGGATTTACCATGGCATTCGACATAGCTAACCAGTAGAACCCCAAGTACATATGTTGTACGTATTTGGCGGATGTGATATCGTTGTTGTGGTAGGCATATATGAAAAACATATGATATGGCAACCAGCATATTGCGAATATTAAAACGATGGCGATAAACATCCGTACTACTTTTCTTTTCGACTTCATAGACTCCATTTGACGATCAATGTTTTCTCCAATAGAACGACTTCCCCTAAAATAATACAGATGGTTACAAAAGATTGAaatacacatatgcaaatatagcAAGAAATATTTGAATACCAGAGAACACGACCCATCAAGGTATAGCATATTAGCATGACAACCATTGGAATGCCATATGTGAGTATAAGGATTATAATGTTGTAACTGcatgtcaaaaatatttgggttattaaaaagatatatatgtatatatatatatattagttaaaTTCAATACGTACGCATAATCTGATATCGATGTTGGATAGCGTCCATCTGGCCACAGCATAAAACACACAGTTCTCGATTTGCCATTGTAATATCTGGAAATAATCAaaggttttcaaaatattagccTTAAAAATCTATACATACTCTTTTGTAATGGAATAAACTAATTTTGGAACGGTTCACACCACGGTTCacggtttattgttttttatttagatattaTTACCTTTTCGTCATTGTGCTCGAGTACAATAAGCAGGGCGCTGCTAGCAAACAACTAATAACCCATATCAGTAAAAGAATGATCCGTACTTTTCGTCTTGATGTGCGTCTCTTCAAAGGGTGAACAATTGcgaaatatcttcaagaaaattaaatacatttattaaaataacaggcaatattttttttaattgcgtagaaaatattattacaatatttcatattaaaccTAAACCTGGTAAAAATGCAACGTTGCAATAATGCAATTTAATAtgcttataaaatgtttttaaattaggTCTTTGGCATTTCAACATATTTAGTTTAATTCTTGCCTTCTTCTCCCAGAATTTCAGTTAGACAGAAAATTGTGGAAACTCTTCAGGTAGTTAGCAGATCTTATGTTATCCCTGCGCCATACGCTACAACGGTAATCATTATACACTTTTCAGGCAAACTTAAATACGTGATGGCAATGTTGTATATACATtcgatttaataatataaaaataatatctaaAGCCAACATGGTATACAGGAGAGATTCCCTCTTCAAGTTCATATAACTAATCAATTCTAATACTCttgcagcatgttgctacagagtacaatagcGTGGCACCCagatttaggtgaaatcacttCCCATAACACAAAGTTTAAATTCCACATGATTATTTCTCTTTCCAGTACAGAAATCAAGCACCAAtcaatatattcggataaaactttgcaaaaatagggcctttgaggtatgccatctcgagtctaaaaattgtcaaaatcggaccataatgGTCAAGCCGCCACATGCGGAATACGTGGAAtcatatggctgactttttgccgaaaatatcggtcaatctgagAGAAATGTTATTCAAACTCGAGGAAAATGTTTCCTTGATATTgatatacccttgtgtcaaaaattggttgaatcgggtcGATACTTCCATTAGCCCATTTACcgaatataaagattttcgaactttcagttgactatataccatattaatggtttggcgctcaatataaatgaaaatggtcTTGGTCTAAacttcatatccctaatataatgaattccgaccATTTGGTTGaggtttttcacatcaactccaTATTTTAAGTTCAGcctcttcagttgagtttacgAGTATATCACATATATGACGGGGAGTAACATACctatagtaataaaattaagggacttcaaaaaaagttaatatgatatcattttaatattgccaacacctgatggtatttagccggctttgatcctttcaagttgcaagagtatgaaatattcggttacacccgaacttaaaccttccttacttgttttttatctATAACGTCTTGCAAAGggcttaatatttttgttcaccaaCTAACATTATGAACTTATTTCCGGACGTCGAATTGTTTGTCTATAGGTCTCTCCGCGCAAGAGATACCTTGAGTAACAATTCAGAAATCTTATGAAGCTTGGGCTTagattacaaataaaatttcggTGCCTTTGATATAACTTACTTTTAGCATAATGGATTCGGTATTAAAGCTAAGTGAACACGTGatcaaaatttttagttaactttgtaataattattttaaataatattgccTGTTGAACGTAAAATGATATTTATGGGCATATTTGCAAattgatatatttatgtaccatatgtattccgttatgttatttatgcatatttacagCCTTAACAGTTCAGTTCCTTACCTATCCAGTGATATAGCCACAAGGGTAAACACTGATGTGGAGACGGTCACATTCGCcatgaaattatttattgtgcAGTAAATAGAACCGAAGGGCCAATCTGAATTCAGCATaaagatgaaattgaaaacgcAGTTCAATGAGGACATCAGCAAATCCGCTATGCTCAAGTTGAGCAAAAAGTAGTTTGTAACAGTGCGCATACTGCGATGACCTTCAGTATGGACCCATTGGAAGTATTGCATagttaacaaatacaaaaacacaaattatgattaacattaatttaagtaaatgacactttttttaaaattgaaaaatatacaatgaataaaaaatgtttgattaagATAACGCTCTACAGCCGATGCAACCATATTGAACACACATTTTGGATATTTTCTCTTTCATCACTAATATAGAACCACTATGAGAATTACCATAACAGTTGTTCAATATTTCTTAAGTGGGAAACATTGATTTTAAAACTGCCCAAAAATTCATAAGCAATGAAtgaaaaactatattattttCACCAAGAAAATATAGTATATGCATTTTGTTCTAATACCGATGATCCTTCATCTTTAGAAAACGCTAAAATCATCTTCTAAAATGATATTCCCTGTCTAAAATAGCTTTACACTAGCATTACATTGTATTCCATATTCAGTTTCATGATTGTTGTTTAAGTCGGACTTGATCCGTAAAAGCTTTGCTAAGGTTATCTCAtcaaactattatataataaaaagaaaatgttatatatatatttatatacaaataaattgtgaTATATTGTACACGTAGATTGAAAAGTTTCAGcccttgaaatgaaaaaatactctatttggtatgaaatatatttttttattcaatctcccttaactacaatacatatattccattgatcctccaataatccatccctataatgactttccggaagctttgcaaaatacccgtcttcGGCTGTAGGTGCTTCTTCAATCGACGAAAAACgttttccacgaaggaattgtttcaggtttctgaaggtTACTAGTCGCTGGGagtcaaatctggtgaatacggtggatgctccagcaattcgtactttaattcgttgaattttgtcattgttaaaatatCTTTGTGaggcaggtgcattgtcttgattaaaaatgattttttatgcTGGTATTTTTTGACTAATTTTTTTATCCAGCTGATCAAAAAGACtgtaataatattcagagttaatCGTATTACCTttttgcagataatcaatcagcAAAATTCCATTTGCGTCCCAAAAAACTGacgccataaccttctttgctgatcgttgtgacttcgcCTGCTTTGGAGCtcaacaaccagcttcagtccactgtaaacgttcttgtttcaatttaggatcatggtggtagatccaagtctcatccatagttatatactgagaaatttgtttttgatccagtttttgtttaattgttaacatgtgcggcactaactttcccaACAGCTTtgtcatatgtaattctccatgtgaaatatgaagtactcgtttgTCTGATATGCCTATGGTATTAGCAATTGCACGcatagtcaaacttggatcttcacttacaatattatgaacttgctcattGATTTCTGGCGTGGttacggtttttggtcgtctttcgcgtggatcgtcttcaagcctagtacaaccacgtttaaattcaccggCTCTAAATTCAACGATGCGTTTTGAatgtgaggactccttatacacttctaacaatttttcattaatttcctttgcttttaaacctttcaaaacaaataatctaatcactgtgcgatattaaatttttttgcatattaaaaGCTTgtaaatttggagctagtagtgctatttcttggtgaaaaCAATCAACTTTTCAACTGTATGTATTAGGGTGTcccaaattatttatttctcgaAAATTAAATCGCATACcctctattttttttaaatgaccttattactgtaaataaaaaatattattgcataaatttttgtattggaAAAATGCAAGAGATTTTTAGAAGTTTAgttttatttagttaataaaaGACTAATAAGCCCAAAACATAAtattatccaatattatacataaaacaacattattatacaagaatttttttctctttcaccatgttgctactgagtataatagttttgttcacctacgaatgtttgtatcacccaaaactaatcaagttagatatagcgttatgtaaatgattaggatgcagagacgaattgaaatccgggtgactgtctgtccttgacttaaaattgaaatatcttgattaaacttgatacacatgtttctgGCTGTTGTAAGACCATTGGTATTGGAGAGGGCCGTAATctgaccattgccacgcccacaaaacgagatacaagactgttatttggtaggtcacattagggagggacatcagctgtttacatttttttaaagtgggcgtggccccaccCTTTAATAGgcttatctcctaaaccgctaaagctataaagCCAAAGTCATTTGGGACAAAGCCAATAAGCCCCCTTTCGACAGtttaaaaatgggtgaaatcgggtgacccCGCCCACTCTTCATATAATGGATTTGCTTAAAACTACTGaaattgcaataatttattaaataaataaatcagagacgttaaattttacacatagtATGGTAAAATTAAGCTTTGAAGGGGCCAaaacaaatattgtacaatgggcatggcaccacccacctttaggtgaaaacccatatcccctcctcgaccgatttcatttcaaattcGGTAAATTATCACTGAGAATAATTTTCCAACAAACTGAGCAGTCACAAACTCTTTCATCTATTCTTAAAATCAATTGGATTCCGCATGTTCATCGCGTTTTTCTGCGCGAATTCATTGAATTGAGGACTTATTTACAGAAAACTTGCGAATACTGATATTTATGGTACACTGGTAAAACTTGTTTATTAAAAGAAAGTTTTGATTCAGTTATTTTTCCTAAAAATGCGTAGTTCCACTGACAtgttttccaaacaaaaaatatggttTAATGTATAAGAAACACAAATTATAACATGCATGGCGATagttcatgtttgtcggctgtGATAACCAAGTATTGACAAGTTCCGATGCAAATCGGCACAGTTTAACGTAATCCTACCTACACCAAATTTAGTTTCCAATTGTTTCAACATGATTCAAACAAATTAGAAGGGCATGcgcttaaaaacaaaactgtaatttttttgagacaccctatatatatatacatactttatatCTTTTTCCTTCTCctgcaaaattataaaaagtgatGCTACGTTATATTGCATTTTAGGGGCCGATATATGTGAAAAGTGCGTttataatttgaattaatattGAATCTTTAGTTTTAAATCGAGGAAATGGTATCTAGTATGTAAGTCTTACCAGCAACAATCCACAAAACAATGCAGTTTCCGGCAATTGCTACAAACAGCATCATACCAAAGATAATCGCCCAAATAGTTTTTTGTTCCCATGGCAATTCGTACGGTCTCGTCGGTGACGGAAATAAGCATTCGGTTAAAAAGTCCCTGTGAAgacaaatttttattcataaaaagtATATTCAAATTTATGTCGAACTATAACATTATGTCAaatgagaaatatttcattaatttctagTTTTATGCTATCATTGATttgttttgttcatctaaccggcatttgtaatacctaaaactaaccgcgataaatacagttatatatatcaaaatgattAGGATAATTACTCGTCCATCCGATGATTGCCACGGCTACAAAATGCCTGTaaaaaaacgtataaagtgccataaacCCAAATTAGaatataaaactttaatttgataCGGGGGATTGCAGTAGTGAACGGCGCCTATGAattgaaaattcttaaaaaatggGTATGTCTCTTTACAGTTGTAATATGCATACCTCCCAATCCACTAAAactatttcaaccaaactttCTGAGAAGAAGTCTCATATGCGTCATAGACATTTAATTTAGAACATTAAAGGAATAAAGTGACGCAACTGCTTGACACATTGCAAAAAAATCGGACTATCTGGACCGTCtggcaatatataatataatgctttCAACAAACCGATTTCGCCCCCATTGTCAGTAATTGAATACCCTTATAAGCAAATAGAGTAGCATTCAAAATTATTCAGCAAAATGTAGTTTTGGAAGCAATGAAACCATTGTAT
It contains:
- the TkR86C gene encoding tachykinin-like peptides receptor 86C isoform X1, whose protein sequence is MSKMSDIVDTELLVNCTILAVRRFGLNTIVNSSVLNSLNRSEVISLLSGIIENKDNLDNINDAKDFLTECLFPSPTRPYELPWEQKTIWAIIFGMMLFVAIAGNCIVLWIVAGHRSMRTVTNYFLLNLSIADLLMSSLNCVFNFIFMLNSDWPFGSIYCTINNFMANVTVSTSVFTLVAISLDRYFAIVHPLKRRTSRRKVRIILLLIWVISCLLAAPCLLYSSTMTKRYYNGKSRTVCFMLWPDGRYPTSISDYAYNIIILILTYGIPMVVMLICYTLMGRVLWGSRSIGENIDRQMESMKSKRKVVRMFIAIVLIFAICWLPYHMFFIYAYHNNDITSAKYVQHMYLGFYWLAMSNAMVNPIIYYWMNKRFRLYFQRIICCCCYGAASRKTDSPNLIANKNSFQKTIKVEGKNIWKRSTMETQIQVAQTSLRERITMDKTPNKIVVDCIQEKAKNDSSPVYISTKSGADQKRIIIKCISCDEDNKYGKDIQGKNRKDTL
- the TkR86C gene encoding tachykinin-like peptides receptor 86C isoform X2, which gives rise to MSKMSDIVDTELLVNCTILAVRRFGLNTIVNSSVLNSLNRSEVISLLSGIIENKDNLDNINDAKDFLTECLFPSPTRPYELPWEQKTIWAIIFGMMLFVAIAGNCIVLWIVAGHRSMRTVTNYFLLNLSIADLLMSSLNCVFNFIFMLNSDWPFGSIYCTINNFMANVTVSTSVFTLVAISLDRYFAIVHPLKRRTSRRKVRIILLLIWVISCLLAAPCLLYSSTMTKRYYNGKSRTVCFMLWPDGRYPTSISDYAYNIIILILTYGIPMVVMLICYTLMGRVLWGSRSIGENIDRQMESMKSKRKVVRMFIAIVLIFAICWLPYHMFFIYAYHNNDITSAKYVQHMYLGFYWLAMSNAMVNPIIYYWMNKRFRLYFQRIICCCCYGAASRKTDSPNLIANKNSFQKTIKEGKNIWKRSTMETQIQVAQTSLRERITMDKTPNKIVVDCIQEKAKNDSSPVYISTKSGADQKRIIIKCISCDEDNKYGKDIQGKNRKDTL